The Flavobacteriales bacterium genome segment TAGATGCTGTAGCTCAGGGAGATGCGAACATCATTTGGCTTTCTGGCTTTAAACCAACCAAGGCAACTAAAAGCAAAAAGCCTGCACCAAAACAGTTTAAGGATGTTAAGGTAAAGCGCGTTTCTACAGGCGTAATGCAAGCAAAATGCGAGCATCAACCAGGAGTGGATGTGTACATCTGCATTGTAACCGCAGGGGTGCCAATTCCTGATAATATTCAAATCAATGAGGGCGGACAATTACCCGTTGGAGAAAATGCACCCGCTATTCCTCTAGATCCCAACAATCCGATAGCCGTTGCCCTACCTTTTGTTCAGGCCAATGGGGGTATATTCGACTTTACTAAGGGAAGGAAAAAGAAGTTTCTGGGCCTCACTCCTGGAGTTACTTACTACTTTACTTTCTTCGGTATCAACACGGCTGGTGTGGGGCAGTTCAGCGCCCCTGTAGGTCTCGTCTGCTGGTAAGTAAATTGGGTCATCCCCGTAGTGTTTGTTGTAAGCATCTGTCATTGCGAGGTACGAAGCAATCCCACGGAGAATCCGGTGGTCTAAGAATCAGATTGCTTCGTCATTCTTCCTCGCAATGACGCGTATAGAGAGTCTGGTGGTGTCAGAAGGAGATTGCTTCGTCCTACGTCCTCGCAATGACGCGCGTAGAGAATCCGTCATAAGCATCCGTCATACTTCCTCGCAATGACGCACTCCTCACAATGAGGTTACCACTCAATGATCTCGTCAAAAAGATCCTTCCATTCAGGATTCAAAGCATTTATTAAGGTCTCCTTTGCTTTTCGAGAGCCTCCTTTTATCTGCTTCTCCCGAGCAATCGCTTCTTCAATTCGATGAAACCCTTCATAATAAACGAGCAATTCAAGATTGTACTTGGCCGTGAATCCTTTGGGGTGAATATGCTCCTTGTGTTGCTGTACCCGTTGAACTAGGTTAGAGCTAACGCCACAGTAGAGTGTGGTCTTGGCTTTATTGGTCATAATGTAAACGTGGCCTCCGCGTTTCATGGTAATAAAGTTATGAGATTGCTTCGTCATTCTTCCTCGCAATGACGGGAATGGAGAGTCTGGTGGTGTTAGAAGGGGATCGCTTCGTCATTCTTCCTCGCAATGACGTGCGTAGAGAATCCGTCATAAGCATCCGTCTTTGCGAGGAACGAAGCAATCCCACGGAGAATCCGGTGGTCTAAGAATCAGATTGCTTCGTCATTCTTCCTCGCAATGACGCGTATAGAGAGTCTGGTGGTGTCAGAAGGAGATTGCTTCGTCCTACGTCCTCGCAATGACGCGGAGAGAAACAGATTGCTTCGTCATTCTTCCTGGCAATGACGTGCCAATGGCCAATCGCTAAAACCTAAAACCTAACTCCTAATACCTAACTCCTAATACCTAGCACCTAACACCTAATGCCTAGCACCTAACTCCTAGAATCATTCCTCCAAAAGCACACCCGCCAATTGCTTCAACTGCAACTCGGCATTCTTGGCGTTGTACTTGGCCTGACTGAGATTGCTTTCGGCATTGAGCAAGTTCAATTGTGCTTGGCGGAACTCGATGGACGTAATCTGACCTTGCTTGTACATTTCGTTGCTTCGCTCGAAGTTGCGCTTAGTGGTGGCAAGGTTGCCTGATTGTGCTTTCAGTACAAAAAGCGCGTTCTGGTAAGTAGAGTAGGCGTTAAGCACATCGCGCTGCACAGAAGCTGTGGTTCGTTCTTGCTGTATTTTCTGCGATTCCAAGGCGATTTTGGCATTCTGCTGTCTTGTCTTGGTCGTTCCTCCATCAAAGATGTTCCAACTCAGACTCAATCCGGCCTGCGGCCCGTAGCTCGTACTTCCGGTAAGGAATGCACCGTTCGGATTCTTTTGACCTTGATACGCGTAAGCAGCATTGGCGGAAAGCGAAGGAAACCAGCCGGCACGGCTTGCTTTGATGGCAAATTCGCTGTTGCGCAACTGGCTTTGCGTTTGCTCTATCTGCACGTTGCGTTCCAATGCTTTGGCAATCAACTCTTCGGATGTAAATGCTAGGGCAAAGGTCACGTTCGTATCCACGTTGAAATCGTTTTCCAAGGTCCGACCCATTATGAGATTGAGATTCCGTTTGGCGTTTTCCAATTGCTGCTGCGTGTTCAGTAGATTGATGCTATCGTTGTTCACATCCACTTCCGAGTTCAAAACGTCCAGTTGGGTTGATTGTCCGTAATCGTAGCTGTAGTTGGAACGTTTCAGACGCTGCTTAGAAATACTTAAGGTGTTTTTCAGAACCTCAACCGTTTCGGTGAGACGTGCAATTTCAAAGTATGCCGAAGAGAGCTGAAGTATGGTGTTCTCAATGATCTGCTTTGCCTGCAATTCGCTGAGGCTGTGCTGCTCTTTCAATTGCTTGTAATTGTACATACGGCCCAGTCCGTTGAAAATGGTGTAGTTGATTCCCAACGAGGCGTTGTAGCTGTAAGCATCGGTTGCCGAGTATTTGTTGGTGCCTTGCACGGTCTCATTCTGACCCGCATTATAGGTCACGTTTCCGGCACCAGATGCAGATGCGGTGGGAAGGTAGCCGCTGTTGTAAATGCTGGCATTGTTCTCAGCCGTTTCCACTGTTTTCTGCGCCACTTGAATGTCGTAGTTGTGTTCTAACGCCAGTTTCATGGCTTCATCTCTGCTGAGTACGTCTTGGGCTTGCGAGTTTGTGCTGAGAGTTACAAATAGCGTCATTGCGAGGAACGAAGCAATCCCACGGAGAATCCTATCGTAACCGAAACAGATTGCTTCGTTCCTCGCAATGACGTTGGACTTGGAGATTGCTTCAGTCGTCCCTCCTTCGCGATGACGTGCGTTGTTCAAAGTATTATCTAAATCCGTGTTCATCAGTTCAATTCGTGTCATTCGCTTTTTAGCAAATCGTTAATCCTAAGCATCCGTCATTGCGAGGAACGAAGCAATCTCTTGAACAATCCTGTCGTACCCGAAACAGATTGCTTCGTACCTCGCAATGACGCGTATAGTGATCGTCAATCGTTAATCGCAAGTCGTTTTTCGTTAATCCCTTTCTCATTCTTCCCCTCTCGCACTCGGTAATTCCTCCACCGCAGGTTCAACCTCTTCCTTGCTTGGTCTTCTACCTTCCCAAAGCCACTTCAGGTAAACTTTGGCGGTGTTGGCTACAGAGATCAACATCGGCAACATGATCAGGGTGAGAATGGTTGCAATGATGATTCCGTAGGCAATGGAAATGGCCATTGGAATGAGGAATTGCGCTTGCCTGCTCTTTTCCAAGATCAGGGGAGAAAGTCCGGCAACGGTTGTCACAGAAGTGAGGAAAATGGCACGGAAACGCGATTTTCCGGCATGGATCAAGGCTTCATCAAACGGATGACCTTCCTGCAAATAGCTATTGAACTTGCTGATGAGTACCAGTCCATCGTTGACGATAATACCGATAAGTGCAATGATTCCGAGGAAGGAAAGCACGTTGATCGGAAATCCGTGAACCCAATGTCCCCAAGCCACACCGATCAGTGCAAATGGAATCATCACGAGGAGCAACAGCGGCTGAACGTAAGAGCGGAAAGTAAAGGCGATGATGATGTAAATGAAGAACAAGATGAGTGGGAACACCTTTCCTGCCGATCCGGTAACTTTCGATGCTTCGCGATTCTGACCTTCATACAACGCAGAAACAGTTGGATATTTAGACCGAAGTTCGGGCATGATATTCTCCTGAATATCGGTCAATACATCCGATGCACTTTCCTTTGGGTTTTTAAGGTCAGCTTCTACTTTGATCTCGCGTTTTCCATCCAAGTGATTGATGCTGATCTCGCCACGTTCGATGGTGTATTCGGCAATTTCGCTCAGCGGAACGCGATCTCCTTTTGCCGAAACGATACGCATGTTGTCAAAATCCTTGATGGAAGAGCGGTTGTCACGCTCATATCGAACCCAAACAATGATCTCATCCTGTCCGCGCTGAAAGCGTTGAATTTGAAGTCCGTTAAAACCAGAACGTACTTGGCTGATGACATCATTCAGCGTGAAACCAAGCACATAAGCTTTGTCTTTCAATTTCACCTTGATCTCCTTGATACCAGCAGGATCGTTATCGCTGATATCGCGAAGCAGCGTGTTTTCCTTCAGCTTCTCTTTCAGTTCCAGTTTGGCGCCTTTCAGCTCTTCAATGTTGTAGCTGAGCAGCGAAACAGAAACGGGTTTTCCTCCGAAGTTCGAACCCGAATCGAAGATCAGGCTTTCGGCAGAAGGATGTTCGCCAGCCAATGCTGCAATCGATTCAGCAATATCACCAGCTGTAAAATCGCGCTCTTCGCCTGGTAGCAGATTGATCTTTAAAGATGCATTTGCTGTTCCCGGACCAATACGTTTGATCACATTCTCCACCACTTGCTTTCCACCAGATTGTTTGGCCGTGTATTCTTCATTCACTTCCCAAACGACTTCTTCGATCAAAGAGATGATGGAATCTGTCACTTCAGGATTGATTCCCTGCGGCATTTTCAGCGTCACATTTACCTGATCGGAAGCAATGACAGGGAAGAAGGTGGTTTTGATGATCCCACCACTGATGGCACCAATGGTGATCATGAACAGGGCGATCATGATGGAGAATCCGATAAGCTTGTAGCGCATGAAAAAATGCAACACAGGCGAATACAAACGGTCGCGCATGAATTCCATGGCCGTATTTCCCCATTTGTTGAACCAGTAGGTTTTTTGGGTTGGCGAAAGTGCTTTTGAATGTGCAACGTGAGCTGGCAGGATGATCAACGCCTCAAGCAACGAGAACGAAAGGGTGAGAATGACCACAATGGAAACCTCGCCAAAGAATTCTCCGATCCTTCCATCCAAAAAGAAGAAGGTTGAGAACGCTACAAGCGTAGTAAGGATGGCAGAAACGATGGCCGGCAACACTTCCATGGTTCCGTCAATGGCGGCCTGAATGCGGTCTTTTCCTTTTTCGTGATGATGGAAAATGTTCTCCGCTATTACAATTCCATCATCTACCAGAATACCGATAACGATGATCATTCCGAATAGCGAAAGCACATTGATCGTCACATCAAAATAGGAGGCAAACATGAACATACCCATGAACGAGATCGGAATTCCGAATGCCACCCAAGCTGCCAAACGAGGCCTCAAAAACAGCGACAGGAAGAATAATACGAGCAAAATTCCTTGAACACCGTTCGTCAGAAGCAGTTCTGTTCGTTGAATGATGAGTTCTGACCGGTCGCTTGTGATGCTGATCTGAACGTTATCGTGTGTCTCATTAAAATCCTTTGAAAACTCCGTGACTTTGGCTGCAGCCTGAATCAGGTCTTCGTTATTGGTAGTGCTAACTGTTAACGATACCGAAGATTCGCCATTGAAATAGGTCCTGTCTGGCGATTCTGACCAAGCATCGGCCACCACGGCCACATCTTTCAATCGCACAATACCTCCGGTCGGTTCTGTCTTCAGAATGATGTTGTCCATCTCATCCGAATAGTAAGCGCGATTATTGACACGTATCAAGTAGTCTTCTGCCACCGTTTTGATGGAACCACCCGTTACCAGAATATTGTTGTTGGCTACAGCTGCAGATACTTCTCTGAAGGTCAATCCGTAGGCACGGAGCTTTTCTTCATTCACAGAAACGGTGATCTCCTCACTCGGAAATCCTTTTAGATCAACCTGCGAAATACCATCAATGGCGCGAAGGTCATTTTCCACTTCTCGACCAATCGCTTTCAGCGTTTTCAAGGAAATGTTCTCACCACTGACTTCAAATTCGATGGAAACGTTGAGGTTTTCATTCTTGGCAACAACGGGCGGTTCCATCTCGGCAGGGAAGGAAGGAACCTTATCCACCGCGTTCTTCACGTCTGCCAAAAGCACATCTATATCGTAGCCTTTTTCAGATTCTATGGTAATTACCGCAGCGTTTTCTGATGAGGCTGAAGTGAACCTGTCCACACCAACCAAGCCGCGCAAGTTGTCCTCGATCTTCAGAACCACGCCTTCTTCCATTTCCTGTGGCGATGCGCCAGGATAAGCCACACTCACCGTAACGATCTTGGAATCTTGAAGCGGGAAGAAGCTCGATTTCAGTGTGAGCATACCAGCTGCACCAAGCACAACGAATGCCAGAATGGAAACGTTGACCGCAACCGGGTATTTAATAAAATGGGATATAATGGATTTCATGTTCAGTAGCTGATTTGAAGTTCAATTTTCAATGGTCTGAAGTGTGTCACATCAATTATTGAAAATGGAAACTTTCATTCCTGGAAAAGATCCTGGAGGCATTTTGGTCAATACTTGCTCGTTATCAGAAAGACCTCGCACAACCACGGTTCGTTCGTTAAAATAAACAGGGTCGATGGTCTTTTGCACCAGCATCGAATCGGCAACCACATACACTTGATTGTTGCTGAATAGCACACTTCTATCAATTTCGAAGGCATTCTCCGCTTCTGTGGCGGCAATGCTTGCTTCTAAGAACATGCCTTCTTCGAGGCCAGATCCAGCAACTTCAATATAAACGTTGATGGTCTGCGTGCCCGAATTCACCAATCCATTTATGCGGATGATGCGGCCATTCCAAGAACGGTGGTTGCTTCCAGTAGAATGCACGTCAACATTTTGACCGATCTTCAGAAGGTTGATCATGGAAGTGCTGACAGGCGTTTCCATTTCATAGACGGTCGGATCAATGAATGTTCCGAGTTTCTGTCCCGGGCGTATCAGTGTTCCGGGCGTAACCAACGCTTCCGTTAGAATGCCATCAAAAGGAGCCGATAGGTCATACTTGGCCAGCGTTAGCTCCATGTTTTTTAGGTTGTAGTAAGTGGTGTAGATATTTCTTCCTGTGATGAACTGCTTTTCCTTGTCAGACGCTGTTTCGGGCAGGCTAGGAAGCGATTTGTTCACATCCAGATCTGACAGGAACTTGTTCCAACGCTCAAACGATTCAGGGAAATCCAATCGGATGTCAGCCAATGCAGCGGTCACTAAATTTTGCAAGGTGCTTT includes the following:
- a CDS encoding GIY-YIG nuclease family protein: MKRGGHVYIMTNKAKTTLYCGVSSNLVQRVQQHKEHIHPKGFTAKYNLELLVYYEGFHRIEEAIAREKQIKGGSRKAKETLINALNPEWKDLFDEIIEW
- a CDS encoding TolC family protein; translation: MNTDLDNTLNNARHREGGTTEAISKSNVIARNEAICFGYDRILRGIASFLAMTLFVTLSTNSQAQDVLSRDEAMKLALEHNYDIQVAQKTVETAENNASIYNSGYLPTASASGAGNVTYNAGQNETVQGTNKYSATDAYSYNASLGINYTIFNGLGRMYNYKQLKEQHSLSELQAKQIIENTILQLSSAYFEIARLTETVEVLKNTLSISKQRLKRSNYSYDYGQSTQLDVLNSEVDVNNDSINLLNTQQQLENAKRNLNLIMGRTLENDFNVDTNVTFALAFTSEELIAKALERNVQIEQTQSQLRNSEFAIKASRAGWFPSLSANAAYAYQGQKNPNGAFLTGSTSYGPQAGLSLSWNIFDGGTTKTRQQNAKIALESQKIQQERTTASVQRDVLNAYSTYQNALFVLKAQSGNLATTKRNFERSNEMYKQGQITSIEFRQAQLNLLNAESNLSQAKYNAKNAELQLKQLAGVLLEE
- a CDS encoding efflux RND transporter permease subunit, translating into MKSIISHFIKYPVAVNVSILAFVVLGAAGMLTLKSSFFPLQDSKIVTVSVAYPGASPQEMEEGVVLKIEDNLRGLVGVDRFTSASSENAAVITIESEKGYDIDVLLADVKNAVDKVPSFPAEMEPPVVAKNENLNVSIEFEVSGENISLKTLKAIGREVENDLRAIDGISQVDLKGFPSEEITVSVNEEKLRAYGLTFREVSAAVANNNILVTGGSIKTVAEDYLIRVNNRAYYSDEMDNIILKTEPTGGIVRLKDVAVVADAWSESPDRTYFNGESSVSLTVSTTNNEDLIQAAAKVTEFSKDFNETHDNVQISITSDRSELIIQRTELLLTNGVQGILLVLFFLSLFLRPRLAAWVAFGIPISFMGMFMFASYFDVTINVLSLFGMIIVIGILVDDGIVIAENIFHHHEKGKDRIQAAIDGTMEVLPAIVSAILTTLVAFSTFFFLDGRIGEFFGEVSIVVILTLSFSLLEALIILPAHVAHSKALSPTQKTYWFNKWGNTAMEFMRDRLYSPVLHFFMRYKLIGFSIMIALFMITIGAISGGIIKTTFFPVIASDQVNVTLKMPQGINPEVTDSIISLIEEVVWEVNEEYTAKQSGGKQVVENVIKRIGPGTANASLKINLLPGEERDFTAGDIAESIAALAGEHPSAESLIFDSGSNFGGKPVSVSLLSYNIEELKGAKLELKEKLKENTLLRDISDNDPAGIKEIKVKLKDKAYVLGFTLNDVISQVRSGFNGLQIQRFQRGQDEIIVWVRYERDNRSSIKDFDNMRIVSAKGDRVPLSEIAEYTIERGEISINHLDGKREIKVEADLKNPKESASDVLTDIQENIMPELRSKYPTVSALYEGQNREASKVTGSAGKVFPLILFFIYIIIAFTFRSYVQPLLLLVMIPFALIGVAWGHWVHGFPINVLSFLGIIALIGIIVNDGLVLISKFNSYLQEGHPFDEALIHAGKSRFRAIFLTSVTTVAGLSPLILEKSRQAQFLIPMAISIAYGIIIATILTLIMLPMLISVANTAKVYLKWLWEGRRPSKEEVEPAVEELPSARGEE
- a CDS encoding efflux RND transporter periplasmic adaptor subunit → MVRKIIVVVVSIAILAGGIFLKKTLEDSKKPPVKKKEKQITSVYTQQVKNETVGIELSATGMLTAKNRVELYAEVQGVMTSSAGNFKAGERYSKGARLVSIESDVYRAGLMAQKSTLQNLVTAALADIRLDFPESFERWNKFLSDLDVNKSLPSLPETASDKEKQFITGRNIYTTYYNLKNMELTLAKYDLSAPFDGILTEALVTPGTLIRPGQKLGTFIDPTVYEMETPVSTSMINLLKIGQNVDVHSTGSNHRSWNGRIIRINGLVNSGTQTINVYIEVAGSGLEEGMFLEASIAATEAENAFEIDRSVLFSNNQVYVVADSMLVQKTIDPVYFNERTVVVRGLSDNEQVLTKMPPGSFPGMKVSIFNN